A DNA window from Arachis duranensis cultivar V14167 chromosome 3, aradu.V14167.gnm2.J7QH, whole genome shotgun sequence contains the following coding sequences:
- the LOC107476627 gene encoding GATA transcription factor 5 yields MEVVVAKALKPSLRGELIFQPPLALGDEFLCFNAVNNGAAVGEDFSVDDLLDFSEFQHGSVGKGIDVSEEEEDEEDEEKDSTSGSSSQDRTENDTNSNSSNAAVDSDSIFAGELSVPDDDLADLEWVSHFVDDSIPELSLLYPVRSEQTRARAQPEPKTGSAVTSLPHGVPVKPRTTRTRKPNGRLLWSFGNLFSPPSSPSSCSSSVLSSTAAPLVLHGEPPAKKQKRKPEEQTCGLQFQRRCSHCQVQKTPQWRTGPMGPKTLCNACGVRYKSGRLFPEYRPACSPTFSGDIHSNSHRKVLEMRRRKEMSGPEPSPDRAFMLPSC; encoded by the exons ATGGAAGTTGTGGTGGCCAAAGCGTTGAAACCAAGCTTGAGGGGAGAGCTTATTTTCCAGCCACCACTTGCACTCGGCGACGAGTTTTTGTGCTTCAACGCCGTCAACAACGGCGCCGCCGTTGGCGAAGATTTCTCCGTCGACGACCTCCTTGACTTCTCCGAATTCCAACATGGTTCTGTAGGAAAAGGAATCGATGTttccgaagaagaagaagacgaagaagacgAAGAAAAAGACAGCACCTCGGGAAGTTCCTCACAGGACCGTACAGAAAACGACACCAACTCCAATTCCTCCAACGCCGCCGTAGACTCCGACTCCATTTTCGCCGGCGAATTGTCCGTTCCG GACGATGATTTGGCGGACCTGGAATGGGTTTCTCACTTTGTGGATGATTCAATACCGGAGCTCTCTCTCTTGTACCCTGTACGTTCTGAACAAACAAGGGCCCGGGCTCAACCTGAACCTAAAACGGGCTCAGCTGTAACTTCTCTTCCCCATGGAGTCCCTGTTAAGCCCAGGACCACGAGGACAAGGAAGCCCAACGGCCGCTTATTATGGTCCTTTGGCAACCTGTTCTCGCCTCCCTCTTCGCCGTCCTCGTGCTCCTCCTCTGTGCTTTCCTCGACGGCGGCGCCTCTCGTTTTGCATGGGGAGCCGCCGGCGAAGAAGCAGAAGAGAAAGCCCGAGGAGCAAACCTGTGGGCTCCAGTTTCAGCGACGGTGCAGTCATTGCCAAGTTCAGAAAACGCCGCAGTGGAGAACAGGCCCTATGGGCCCCAAAACACTCTGCAACGCCTGCGGAGTCCGGTACAAGTCGGGCCGGCTTTTCCCGGAGTACAGGCCCGCATGCAGCCCGACGTTCTCAGGTGATATTCACTCAAATAGCCACCGTAAGGTGTTAGAGATGAGGCGTAGGAAGGAGATGTCTGGGCCGGAGCCCAGTCCAGACCGGGCCTTCATGCTTCCGAGCTGCTGA